From one Brevibacterium sp. 'Marine' genomic stretch:
- a CDS encoding aspartate aminotransferase family protein produces MTTTADSPLTESHLDADRTGADRIGPDRIEAGRRAHELDRAHVFHSWQAQGPFDPMTVIDAAGSYVWDGEGRKLLDMSSQLVNTNIGHQHPAVVAAIQEQAGRLCTIAPQHVNDARSEAARLIAERTPGDLDHVFFTNGGADANEHAIRMARLHTGRSKVLSAYRSYHGGTQLAVNVTGDPRRFANDYSAEGIVHFMPAYPYRSYFNSTSEAEETQRALAHLEDMITLEGPGNIAALILETVPGTAGIYAPPAGYLAGVRELTAKYGIVFIADEVMAGFGRTGRWFALDRWGVTPDLITFAKGVNSGYVPLGGVAISDAIFETFRDRAYPGGLTYSGHPLACAAAVATITAMEDEGMIANADRLGEDIIGPGLREIAGRHPSVGDVRGMGCFWAIELVKDRTTKEPLAAYGGSSPEMNEVIAALKAEGVLPFANFNRIHVVPPLNTPDEDVRFGLAALDRALDVADRYVTEQIRHA; encoded by the coding sequence ATGACCACCACCGCGGATTCCCCGCTCACCGAATCGCACCTCGACGCTGATCGCACCGGCGCCGACAGGATCGGCCCTGACCGTATCGAGGCCGGGCGACGTGCCCACGAACTCGACCGGGCGCACGTCTTCCACTCCTGGCAGGCACAGGGACCGTTCGACCCGATGACGGTCATCGACGCTGCAGGCTCCTATGTCTGGGACGGTGAGGGCCGGAAGCTGCTCGACATGTCATCGCAGCTGGTCAACACCAATATCGGCCACCAGCACCCGGCCGTCGTCGCCGCTATCCAGGAGCAGGCGGGCCGGCTGTGCACGATCGCGCCGCAGCACGTCAACGACGCCCGCTCCGAGGCGGCCCGACTCATCGCCGAACGCACCCCGGGCGACCTCGACCACGTGTTCTTCACCAACGGGGGAGCCGACGCCAACGAGCACGCGATCCGGATGGCCCGGCTGCACACGGGGCGGTCGAAGGTGCTTTCGGCCTACCGCAGCTACCACGGCGGCACGCAGCTGGCCGTCAACGTCACCGGTGACCCGCGCCGGTTCGCCAACGACTACTCCGCTGAGGGCATCGTTCACTTCATGCCCGCCTACCCGTATCGGTCGTACTTCAACTCGACGTCCGAGGCCGAGGAGACGCAGCGGGCGCTGGCCCACCTCGAAGACATGATCACCCTCGAGGGGCCCGGCAACATCGCCGCACTCATCCTCGAGACCGTGCCTGGCACCGCAGGGATCTACGCCCCACCGGCCGGTTACCTCGCCGGCGTGCGCGAGCTGACGGCGAAGTACGGGATCGTCTTCATCGCCGACGAGGTGATGGCCGGCTTCGGCCGCACCGGTCGCTGGTTCGCCCTCGACCGCTGGGGCGTCACCCCGGATCTCATCACCTTCGCCAAAGGAGTGAACTCCGGATATGTCCCGCTCGGCGGGGTCGCCATCTCGGACGCGATCTTCGAGACCTTTCGCGACCGGGCCTACCCGGGCGGACTGACCTATTCGGGACATCCGCTCGCCTGTGCGGCAGCGGTCGCGACGATCACCGCGATGGAGGACGAGGGAATGATCGCCAACGCCGACCGCCTCGGCGAGGACATCATCGGCCCGGGTCTGCGGGAGATCGCTGGGCGTCACCCCTCGGTCGGGGATGTGCGGGGGATGGGCTGCTTCTGGGCGATCGAGCTCGTGAAGGACCGGACGACGAAGGAGCCGCTGGCGGCCTACGGCGGCAGCTCGCCGGAGATGAACGAAGTCATCGCAGCTCTCAAGGCCGAAGGCGTGCTGCCGTTCGCGAACTTCAACCGAATCCATGTCGTGCCGCCGCTGAACACCCCGGATGAGGATGTCAGGTTCGGGCTCGCCGCCCTGGATCGGGCACTCGACGTCGCGGATCGGTACGTCACGGAGCAGATTCGTCACGCGTGA
- a CDS encoding PucR family transcriptional regulator, giving the protein MDTAMDSGGLSLSIAGLLEFEEISVAGPQVIAGDARLDRAIRWVHIADSEHVERFLEGGELVLTTAMAFRHRPEAMSEFLDQLERAAAAGTIIELVDEDSAFDEAAGAIVREAASARELPVVVLPHRVKFVKITEFAHRRLLAQQISQLEHAREIHETYTQLSLYRAGAQTIVDRTAELLGTPVILEDVVHRVLAHAGRGSATLAQKWAGLVTGTSTEPGVAAAADWRQTPVGMRARRWGRLVVPRPAESTAALDQIVERAGEALTLTRMADRDEQDLLLQAQSGLIREISDSDGLDDRAALERARSLGFSPAPGAEFLPVVVRLDRDSDTDPTRVQLQERGLTQEVVAAAARVGSACLVTSLQSGVFGFVLAAASTSAGSGGRRSRRPGGTETSGRSETSGSPEAEQLLAGLLHEVEEYAASWVVGVGRGSASLCGAVAGLDSASQVAEVAATLDVRERSFYRSSDVRLRGLLSLFADDSRMRAFAEGELGPLLGDAPGRSTSAAENSGDVTRRSPADEGLLDFLELHLAHGGNISAMARAEYLSRPALYARMTKLQNRLGVSLDDAESRTALHVALLWWRMHG; this is encoded by the coding sequence ATGGATACTGCAATGGATTCGGGTGGGCTGTCTCTGAGCATCGCCGGTCTGCTCGAGTTCGAGGAGATCAGCGTCGCCGGCCCGCAGGTGATCGCCGGCGACGCACGTCTCGATCGGGCGATCCGCTGGGTCCACATCGCCGATTCCGAACACGTCGAGCGGTTCCTCGAAGGTGGGGAGCTCGTGCTCACCACGGCAATGGCCTTTCGCCACCGCCCCGAGGCGATGTCCGAGTTCCTCGACCAGCTCGAGCGGGCGGCAGCGGCGGGCACGATCATCGAACTCGTCGACGAGGACTCGGCCTTCGACGAGGCGGCGGGCGCGATCGTGCGGGAGGCCGCCTCGGCGAGAGAGCTGCCCGTCGTGGTGCTCCCGCACCGGGTCAAGTTCGTGAAGATCACGGAGTTCGCCCATCGACGTCTCCTCGCGCAGCAGATCTCCCAGCTCGAACATGCCCGGGAGATCCACGAGACGTACACGCAGCTGAGTCTGTATCGGGCCGGGGCGCAGACGATCGTCGACCGCACGGCCGAGCTGCTGGGGACTCCGGTGATCCTCGAGGACGTCGTCCACCGGGTGCTCGCTCATGCGGGGCGAGGGTCGGCGACGCTGGCGCAGAAGTGGGCGGGCCTCGTCACCGGGACGAGCACCGAGCCCGGGGTGGCGGCCGCGGCGGATTGGCGGCAGACGCCGGTCGGGATGCGGGCACGCCGGTGGGGACGGCTCGTCGTGCCCCGCCCGGCCGAGTCGACGGCGGCCCTCGACCAGATCGTCGAACGGGCCGGAGAGGCACTGACGCTGACCCGCATGGCCGATCGGGACGAACAGGATCTGCTGCTGCAGGCGCAGAGCGGTCTGATCAGGGAGATCTCGGATTCCGACGGTCTCGACGACCGTGCGGCCCTCGAGCGCGCTCGGTCGCTGGGATTCTCTCCGGCACCCGGTGCGGAGTTCCTTCCCGTCGTCGTCCGCCTCGACCGGGATTCCGACACCGATCCGACGCGCGTTCAGCTGCAGGAGCGTGGGCTGACCCAGGAGGTCGTCGCCGCCGCGGCCCGTGTGGGCTCGGCCTGCCTGGTGACGAGCCTGCAGTCGGGAGTCTTCGGGTTCGTCCTCGCTGCGGCCAGCACCAGTGCCGGATCGGGCGGACGCCGTTCGCGCCGACCGGGCGGAACAGAGACGTCGGGCCGATCAGAGACGTCTGGCAGCCCGGAAGCCGAGCAGCTCCTCGCCGGCCTTCTGCATGAGGTCGAGGAGTATGCGGCCAGCTGGGTGGTCGGCGTCGGGCGCGGCAGCGCATCACTGTGCGGTGCGGTCGCCGGGCTCGACTCCGCATCGCAGGTCGCCGAGGTGGCAGCGACGCTCGATGTGCGCGAGCGCTCGTTCTACCGCTCCTCCGACGTCCGGCTCCGGGGCCTGCTCTCCCTCTTCGCCGATGACTCTCGAATGCGGGCCTTCGCCGAGGGCGAGCTCGGCCCCCTGCTCGGCGATGCCCCCGGCCGCTCCACGAGCGCGGCAGAAAACAGCGGTGATGTGACCCGTCGTTCCCCTGCCGATGAGGGTCTGCTCGACTTCCTCGAGCTCCACCTCGCGCACGGCGGGAACATCTCGGCGATGGCGCGGGCCGAGTATCTGTCCCGACCCGCGCTCTACGCACGGATGACGAAGCTGCAGAACCGCCTCGGCGTCTCACTCGATGATGCGGAGTCGCGCACGGCGCTGCATGTGGCGCTGCTGTGGTGGCGGATGCACGGCTGA
- a CDS encoding phosphoenolpyruvate carboxykinase (GTP), which produces MTVLDHDVVADQLKNAPTENKSVLSFVSRIAALTTPDDIVWIDGSEAQKNEIAEKLVEAGTIQRVNGTKDSYYAASDPEDVARVEGRTYICSEDEKDAGPLNNWVAPAEMKETLNPLFEGAMRGRTMYVIPFVMGHAEADQPMFGIEVTDSAYVVLSMLVMARSGKYALDAIDAQDAKFVECVHSVGAPLEPGQDDVAWPCNTTKYITHFPEDRAIWSFGSGYGGNALLGKKCYALRIASAIARDEGWLAEHMLILKLTNPEGVVKYVAAAFPSACGKTNLAMIEPTIPGWKAETLGDDIAWMRFGEDGQLYAVNPEFGLFGVAPGTGYTTNPTAMRAIEAGGNIFTNVALTDDGDVWWEGKTDEAPAHLTDWRGNDWTPESDTPAAHPNSRFCTPIANVPTLAPEWTNPNGVPISAILFGGRRKTTMPLVTETQDWTHGVFMGSVLSSETTAAATGAVGVVRRDPMAMRPFIGYNVGDYLQHWINIGNTEGAQLPKIFYVNWFRRDDDNSFLWPGFSENSRVLKWVFERVTGTADAQESPLGLTPVEGGLDTEGLDFTDEQLRKALAIKPEEWETELGLIEEWYAELGDSVPAELRAEVDNLRQRLGLA; this is translated from the coding sequence ATGACTGTCCTCGACCATGATGTCGTCGCTGACCAGCTGAAGAACGCACCGACCGAGAACAAGTCGGTGCTCTCGTTCGTCAGCCGGATCGCCGCCCTGACCACCCCGGACGACATCGTCTGGATCGATGGTTCCGAAGCACAGAAGAACGAGATTGCTGAGAAGCTCGTCGAGGCCGGCACCATTCAGCGTGTCAACGGCACCAAGGACTCCTACTACGCGGCCTCCGACCCCGAGGACGTCGCCCGCGTCGAGGGCCGGACCTACATCTGCTCCGAAGACGAGAAGGACGCCGGTCCGCTCAACAACTGGGTCGCTCCCGCGGAGATGAAGGAAACCCTCAACCCGCTGTTCGAAGGCGCGATGCGCGGACGCACCATGTACGTCATCCCCTTCGTCATGGGCCACGCCGAGGCGGACCAGCCGATGTTCGGCATTGAGGTCACCGATTCGGCCTACGTCGTCCTCTCCATGCTCGTCATGGCTCGCTCGGGCAAATACGCCCTCGATGCGATCGACGCCCAGGACGCGAAGTTCGTCGAGTGCGTCCACTCCGTCGGTGCTCCGCTCGAGCCCGGTCAGGACGATGTCGCCTGGCCCTGCAACACCACCAAGTACATCACCCACTTCCCCGAAGATCGCGCCATCTGGTCCTTCGGTTCCGGCTACGGCGGCAACGCCCTGCTGGGCAAGAAGTGCTACGCGCTGCGCATCGCCTCGGCGATCGCCCGCGACGAGGGCTGGCTGGCCGAGCACATGCTCATCCTCAAGCTGACGAACCCCGAAGGCGTCGTCAAGTACGTCGCCGCCGCGTTCCCGTCGGCCTGCGGCAAGACCAACCTCGCCATGATCGAACCGACCATCCCCGGGTGGAAGGCCGAGACCCTCGGTGACGACATCGCATGGATGCGCTTCGGCGAGGACGGCCAGCTCTACGCCGTCAACCCCGAGTTCGGGCTCTTCGGTGTCGCCCCGGGCACCGGCTACACCACGAACCCGACCGCGATGCGCGCCATCGAGGCAGGCGGCAACATCTTCACCAACGTCGCACTGACCGACGACGGTGACGTGTGGTGGGAAGGCAAGACCGACGAGGCACCTGCTCACCTCACCGACTGGAGGGGCAACGACTGGACGCCTGAGTCGGATACCCCCGCCGCTCACCCGAACTCGCGTTTCTGCACCCCGATCGCGAACGTTCCGACCCTGGCTCCCGAGTGGACCAACCCGAACGGTGTGCCGATCTCGGCCATCCTCTTCGGCGGTCGCCGCAAGACCACGATGCCGCTCGTGACCGAGACCCAGGACTGGACCCACGGTGTGTTCATGGGTTCGGTGCTCTCCTCGGAGACCACCGCGGCCGCCACCGGTGCCGTCGGCGTCGTCCGCCGCGACCCGATGGCGATGCGCCCGTTCATCGGCTACAACGTCGGTGACTACCTGCAGCACTGGATCAACATCGGCAACACCGAGGGTGCCCAGCTGCCGAAGATCTTCTACGTCAACTGGTTCCGCCGCGACGACGACAACTCGTTCCTGTGGCCCGGATTCTCCGAGAACTCGCGCGTTCTCAAATGGGTCTTCGAACGCGTCACCGGCACCGCCGATGCTCAGGAATCCCCGCTCGGCCTCACCCCGGTCGAAGGCGGCCTGGACACCGAGGGCCTCGACTTCACCGACGAGCAGCTGCGCAAGGCTCTCGCCATCAAGCCCGAAGAGTGGGAGACCGAACTCGGCCTCATCGAGGAATGGTACGCCGAACTCGGCGATTCGGTTCCGGCCGAGCTCCGCGCCGAGGTCGACAACCTCCGCCAGCGCCTCGGCCTCGCCTGA
- a CDS encoding Ldh family oxidoreductase, with product MTNEPDRISFDDLVSAIEAKLVAAGASPSVAEVLATNCATCERDGTLSHGVFRVAGYLDSLTRGWADGAAEPNIDVVGPSYIRIDGRNGFAQPALAEARPTIDEVLAESGVAVIALRSTHHFSALWPDLEAFAREGRVAMGMIASGKLAVVPEGATRPVFSTNPFGFATPVAGAAPIVFDFSTSSMSHGDLQLLRAEGRDVPVGTGVDSTGADTTDPSAILDGGGIRPIGGHKGALLSFMIETLAAGLTGGAFTYEIDAEAPDGAHTFRTGQLFIVIDPERGGNDAYLGRVREFVDMLRDAGMDRQPGDRRYVNRAEAADRGIPVTDLIRSLFE from the coding sequence ATGACGAATGAACCCGACCGAATCTCTTTCGACGACCTTGTCTCGGCCATCGAAGCGAAGCTCGTGGCCGCCGGCGCTTCGCCTTCGGTCGCCGAAGTGCTGGCGACCAACTGCGCCACCTGTGAACGCGACGGCACCCTCAGCCACGGAGTCTTCCGGGTTGCCGGCTACCTCGATTCGCTGACCCGCGGCTGGGCGGACGGGGCTGCGGAGCCGAACATCGACGTTGTCGGCCCCTCCTATATCCGCATCGACGGACGCAACGGCTTCGCCCAACCCGCACTCGCCGAGGCGCGCCCGACGATCGACGAGGTGCTTGCCGAGTCCGGCGTCGCTGTCATCGCCCTGCGCAGCACCCATCACTTCAGTGCTCTGTGGCCCGACCTCGAAGCCTTTGCCCGCGAGGGGCGGGTGGCGATGGGCATGATCGCCAGCGGCAAGCTCGCCGTGGTTCCCGAAGGGGCCACGCGCCCGGTCTTCAGCACCAACCCGTTCGGCTTCGCCACTCCCGTGGCTGGTGCGGCCCCGATCGTCTTCGACTTCTCCACGTCGTCGATGTCCCACGGGGACCTGCAGCTGCTGCGGGCCGAGGGCCGGGACGTTCCGGTCGGGACCGGGGTCGACTCGACCGGTGCGGACACCACGGATCCCAGCGCCATCCTCGACGGCGGCGGAATCCGGCCCATCGGCGGGCATAAGGGTGCACTGCTGTCGTTCATGATCGAAACGCTGGCGGCCGGGCTGACCGGCGGTGCCTTCACCTACGAGATCGACGCGGAGGCCCCCGACGGTGCCCACACCTTCCGCACCGGTCAGCTCTTCATCGTCATCGACCCCGAGCGCGGCGGCAACGACGCCTACCTGGGCCGAGTCCGCGAATTCGTCGATATGCTCCGCGACGCGGGCATGGACCGTCAGCCCGGCGATCGTCGCTACGTCAATCGCGCCGAGGCGGCCGACCGAGGTATCCCCGTCACGGATTTGATCCGCTCCCTCTTCGAATGA
- a CDS encoding CoA-acylating methylmalonate-semialdehyde dehydrogenase: MATLTHWINGQTVTADTDTRLGDITNPATGVVSGQVALGSKATVESAIAAASAAFPAWRDTSLAKRTAVLFNFRELLNARKQELAEIITAEHGKVVSDALGEVARGQEVVEYACGIAGHLRGGHTENASTNIDVHSLRQPIGVSAIISPFNFPAMVPMWFFPVAIATGNTVVLKPSEKDPTAANWLAELWKEAGLPDGVFNVVHGDKEAVDTILESPDVASVSFVGSTPIAQYVYENGTAAGKRVQALGGAKNHMLVLPDADLDLTADAAVNAGYGAAGERCMAISVVVAVDSIADELVAKIAERTTTLRVGDGATEPDMGPLVTAAHRDKVAGYIDAGAEAGATVVLDGRENVPAEGFFLNPTLFDDVTPDMSIYRDEIFGPVLCVVRVPGYDEGLDLINANPYGNGTAIFTNDGGAARRYENEVEVGMVGINVPIPVPVGYYSFGGWKNSLFGDTHAYGDEGVHFFTRGKVVTSRWLDPSHGGLNLGFPTND; encoded by the coding sequence ATGGCAACGCTGACCCATTGGATCAACGGACAGACCGTCACCGCGGACACCGACACCCGCCTCGGCGACATCACGAACCCCGCCACCGGAGTCGTCAGCGGCCAGGTGGCACTGGGCTCGAAGGCGACCGTGGAATCGGCGATCGCCGCGGCCTCGGCCGCCTTCCCCGCCTGGCGCGACACATCCCTGGCCAAGCGGACCGCTGTCCTCTTCAACTTCCGCGAGCTGCTCAATGCGCGCAAGCAGGAGCTGGCCGAGATCATCACCGCCGAACACGGCAAGGTCGTCTCCGACGCCCTCGGCGAGGTCGCCCGCGGTCAGGAGGTCGTCGAATACGCCTGCGGCATCGCCGGCCACCTGCGCGGCGGTCACACGGAGAACGCCTCGACGAACATCGACGTCCACTCCCTGCGCCAGCCGATCGGCGTCTCCGCGATCATCTCGCCCTTCAACTTCCCGGCCATGGTCCCGATGTGGTTCTTCCCCGTCGCCATCGCGACCGGCAACACCGTCGTGCTCAAGCCCTCCGAGAAGGACCCGACGGCCGCGAACTGGCTCGCCGAGCTGTGGAAGGAAGCGGGCCTGCCCGACGGCGTGTTCAACGTCGTCCACGGCGACAAGGAAGCCGTCGACACGATCCTTGAGAGCCCCGACGTCGCCTCGGTGTCCTTCGTCGGATCGACCCCGATCGCACAATACGTCTACGAGAACGGCACGGCCGCCGGCAAACGCGTCCAGGCGCTCGGCGGAGCGAAGAACCACATGCTCGTCCTGCCCGATGCGGACCTCGACCTCACCGCCGACGCCGCCGTCAACGCCGGCTACGGGGCAGCCGGTGAGCGCTGCATGGCGATCTCCGTGGTCGTCGCCGTCGACTCCATCGCCGATGAGCTCGTGGCGAAGATCGCCGAGCGCACCACGACCCTGCGCGTGGGCGACGGGGCGACCGAGCCGGACATGGGACCGCTCGTCACCGCGGCCCACCGCGATAAGGTCGCCGGCTACATCGATGCCGGCGCCGAGGCGGGAGCAACGGTCGTCCTCGACGGTCGGGAGAACGTCCCGGCCGAGGGGTTCTTCCTCAACCCGACTCTGTTCGACGACGTCACCCCGGACATGTCGATCTATCGCGATGAGATCTTCGGCCCCGTACTCTGCGTCGTTCGCGTCCCCGGCTACGACGAGGGCCTCGACCTCATCAACGCCAACCCGTACGGCAACGGCACCGCGATCTTCACCAACGACGGGGGAGCGGCCCGCCGCTACGAGAACGAAGTCGAGGTCGGCATGGTCGGCATCAATGTGCCGATCCCCGTGCCCGTGGGCTACTACTCCTTCGGCGGGTGGAAGAACTCGCTGTTCGGCGACACCCACGCCTACGGCGACGAAGGCGTCCACTTCTTCACCCGCGGAAAAGTCGTGACCTCCCGCTGGCTCGACCCCAGCCACGGCGGACTCAACCTCGGGTTCCCGACCAACGACTGA
- a CDS encoding inorganic phosphate transporter, whose protein sequence is MEIIFVVVLVIALALFFDFTNGFHDTANAMATPIATGAIKPKTAVTLAAILNLVGAFLSTEVAKTISGGIIKEGGGGVQITPDFILAGLIGAIIWNMATWRFGLPSSSSHALFGGLIGAAIVGAGLNSVDYGVFLSKVVIPALAAPLIAGFSAYLCTKIAYAITRRNEEGKTARRAPFKYGQIFSSSLVALAHGTNDAQKTMGVITLVLVSANLQEHGTGPHIWVITACALAIALGTYVGGWRIIDTLGTKLTTVKAAQGLSAETSTAAAILASSHLGFALSTTQVASGSVLGSGLGRKGADVQWSTAGRIASGWLLTIPAAAIVGGLAAGIAHLGTIGVVIDTVIAVIVVLWIYLSSRQVEETDISNFDTVGEAVNIRGRKRKLRKDRNRKRAQEKREARYEAWAEKQAAKEKRRAHRHAKKNGAVPAEATTGSSTGSASGSTSGPASGADSGRASNTGADASRADASDQGDAK, encoded by the coding sequence GTGGAAATCATCTTCGTCGTCGTGCTCGTCATCGCACTGGCACTGTTCTTCGACTTCACCAATGGCTTTCACGATACGGCCAATGCCATGGCCACCCCGATCGCGACCGGGGCCATCAAACCCAAGACTGCGGTCACGCTCGCTGCGATCCTCAACCTCGTCGGCGCCTTCCTCTCCACCGAGGTGGCCAAGACCATCTCCGGCGGCATCATCAAAGAAGGCGGCGGGGGAGTCCAGATCACTCCTGATTTCATCCTCGCCGGTCTCATCGGCGCCATCATCTGGAATATGGCGACATGGCGCTTCGGCCTTCCGTCCTCCTCGTCCCATGCACTCTTCGGCGGCCTCATCGGTGCGGCCATCGTCGGTGCCGGACTCAACTCCGTCGACTACGGCGTGTTCCTGTCGAAGGTCGTCATCCCGGCTCTGGCGGCTCCGCTCATCGCCGGCTTCAGCGCCTACCTGTGTACGAAGATCGCCTACGCGATCACCCGCCGCAACGAGGAAGGCAAGACCGCTCGCCGTGCACCGTTCAAGTACGGGCAGATCTTCTCGTCCTCGCTGGTGGCGCTCGCCCACGGCACGAACGACGCGCAGAAGACGATGGGCGTCATCACCCTCGTCCTCGTCTCCGCGAACCTGCAGGAGCACGGCACCGGTCCGCACATCTGGGTGATCACGGCGTGTGCTCTGGCGATCGCGTTGGGCACATACGTCGGCGGTTGGCGCATCATCGACACTCTCGGCACGAAGCTGACGACGGTCAAGGCCGCGCAGGGCCTGTCGGCCGAGACGTCGACGGCCGCGGCCATCCTCGCCTCCTCGCACCTCGGCTTCGCTCTGTCGACGACGCAGGTCGCCTCCGGCTCGGTGCTCGGTTCGGGACTGGGCCGCAAGGGCGCCGATGTCCAGTGGTCGACGGCCGGACGGATCGCCTCCGGTTGGCTGCTGACGATTCCGGCCGCCGCGATCGTCGGCGGGCTGGCCGCCGGCATCGCTCACCTGGGCACGATCGGCGTCGTCATCGACACGGTCATCGCCGTTATCGTAGTGCTCTGGATCTACCTCAGCTCCCGTCAGGTCGAGGAGACGGACATCTCGAACTTCGACACCGTGGGTGAGGCGGTCAACATCCGCGGCCGCAAGCGGAAGCTGCGCAAGGACCGCAACCGCAAACGCGCTCAGGAGAAGCGGGAGGCCCGGTACGAGGCCTGGGCAGAGAAGCAGGCGGCCAAAGAGAAGCGCCGGGCTCATCGTCACGCCAAGAAGAACGGGGCCGTTCCCGCCGAGGCGACGACAGGATCGTCGACCGGTTCGGCGTCCGGCTCGACCTCCGGACCGGCGTCCGGCGCCGATTCGGGGCGTGCCTCGAACACCGGAGCCGATGCGAGTCGGGCAGATGCGAGCGATCAGGGAGACGCGAAATGA